The Nitrospiraceae bacterium genomic sequence TGTGTGGGTTTGCGGCCGATCCCATTCGGGAAGCGAACCGCCGGCTGGGCCGAGTGGCTCAGGCGGTGAGAGCCGTCACGGGTGACCCGAGCAGGACCATGTTGTCGGTGCTCTGGGAGTATGGAGCTCTCACCAGACGAGGTTTTTCGTGAAGCCCAAAATTCTGATCATCGATGATGATCTCGATAGTTGGACCCTGCTGAGCACGGCCCTCAAGGCCCATAACTATTATCCCGTCTGGGCTGCCGATGGAATGCACGCCATCAGTGCGGCCCGCCAACAGCAACCGGAGGCCATCCTCCTCGACCTGGGGTTGCCCGGTGGGGATGGGTTTTACGTCCTGGAACGATTGAAAAGCAACACAACGCTGAGCGCCATTCCTGTGATCGTGGTCACGGTTCGTGATCGGAAGGAAGCCGAGGAGAGAGCGCAGGGGCTGGGCGCGGCCGGCTATATACAAAAACCCGTCAACGTTGAGGAGTTGATCACGAGCCTTCAGCAGGCACTGGCCTAACAGGGTTGCGTTCCCCATAACTCAAGGGACGTGGGACGGAGAGCGATGGCTGCCTTTCGTATGCGGAAGACTCAGCGATTTAAGGAGTCGGTTCCCGTGCTCTATCATGGAGAGCAGACCGCGGGTGAAGGGATGCTCACGGATCTCTCGTTAGCTGAGGGGGCAGTGAAAGGGAACGAGCCCGTATTGGTCGGAATGAGGGTGCGGCTGCGGATTTTTGTTCGGGGAGGTCCGGAGCCGCTGCTGCTCGATCGAGCCATGGTGAAATGAGTGAAGGGCTTGGAATTCGGCGTCGAGTTTGAGCAGTTGCAGAGAGCTTCCAGGCAAGGCTGAACCGCGTGATCGCC encodes the following:
- a CDS encoding response regulator, whose translation is MKPKILIIDDDLDSWTLLSTALKAHNYYPVWAADGMHAISAARQQQPEAILLDLGLPGGDGFYVLERLKSNTTLSAIPVIVVTVRDRKEAEERAQGLGAAGYIQKPVNVEELITSLQQALA